One stretch of Thermococcus sp. 21S9 DNA includes these proteins:
- a CDS encoding ABC transporter permease produces the protein MTPVFETEFLRLIRSRKFKLLFLVTIFPAVIYLLNPNASGTGVEELKRGFEGLFSDLLPNYWLGIIGQLIAVIIMSDLIAGEIDRGTIRLILARPIGIGEFLAGKFLAGLSALLVLFGVPYAVIWLYAPLPYHAGLAGVKALAVDFGAVLASTAVILAFLGALSMFLAVLVRRPLYATLATFGILFLGQFLLPQVPYFEHPERLTLGYQALVMLKAGFENLSVAGTPWKTVVTFAVASAGLLSATWLLLVKGEFPD, from the coding sequence ATGACGCCGGTTTTCGAGACCGAGTTTCTAAGGCTAATCCGCTCGCGGAAGTTCAAGCTACTCTTCCTCGTTACGATTTTCCCGGCGGTAATCTACCTGCTTAACCCCAACGCGAGCGGGACGGGGGTTGAGGAACTTAAGAGGGGATTTGAGGGCCTCTTCTCCGACCTGCTTCCAAACTACTGGCTTGGGATAATCGGCCAGCTAATAGCGGTCATAATAATGAGTGACCTAATCGCAGGAGAGATTGACAGGGGCACGATAAGGCTAATCCTCGCGAGGCCCATCGGAATCGGCGAGTTCCTTGCCGGGAAGTTCCTCGCGGGTTTATCGGCGCTCCTCGTGCTCTTTGGAGTTCCTTACGCAGTAATCTGGCTCTACGCCCCCCTTCCTTACCACGCGGGCTTGGCTGGGGTTAAGGCCCTCGCCGTTGACTTTGGGGCGGTCCTCGCTTCGACCGCCGTAATCCTGGCCTTCCTCGGGGCGCTCTCGATGTTTTTGGCGGTCCTCGTCAGGAGGCCCCTCTACGCAACCCTCGCCACGTTCGGAATACTCTTCCTCGGCCAGTTCCTCCTTCCCCAGGTTCCCTACTTCGAGCACCCTGAGAGGCTGACCCTCGGCTACCAGGCCCTCGTGATGTTGAAGGCGGGCTTTGAAAACCTGAGCGTGGCCGGAACGCCCTGGAAGACTGTGGTGACCTTTGCAGTTGCCTCCGCCGGCCTGCTCTCTGCCACGTGGCTCCTCCTCGTTAAAGGGGAGTTCCCGGACTGA
- a CDS encoding transposase codes for MRRKLEVLVFLAVVLMMYLYPLSIVPLLLLAREWEEFREEWKKSALFIGLSIPLYGAKIALGISGWAKTLGITPVHVSSAVWWAVYLAFTALQTLAVYYVYRVGKGLGDYARTGGLVMLIAVPLHLLSLKLYFILTWTGLLLFLLGLEKRKEVIG; via the coding sequence ATGAGGAGGAAGCTTGAGGTTTTGGTTTTTCTGGCGGTAGTTCTGATGATGTACCTCTATCCACTCTCGATAGTCCCGCTCCTGCTCCTCGCGAGGGAGTGGGAGGAATTCCGGGAGGAGTGGAAGAAGTCGGCCCTTTTCATAGGGCTCTCGATACCGCTCTACGGGGCGAAGATTGCCCTCGGCATCTCAGGCTGGGCCAAGACCCTTGGAATAACGCCGGTTCACGTTTCGTCGGCGGTCTGGTGGGCGGTTTATCTGGCCTTCACGGCACTCCAAACGCTGGCGGTTTACTACGTCTACCGCGTCGGAAAGGGGCTGGGCGACTACGCGAGAACCGGTGGGCTCGTAATGCTGATTGCCGTCCCGCTCCACCTGCTCAGCCTCAAGCTCTACTTCATCCTCACGTGGACCGGGTTGCTCCTCTTCCTGCTCGGTCTTGAAAAGAGGAAGGAGGTGATAGGATGA
- a CDS encoding methylmalonyl-CoA mutase → MTFDKEKLAKIREEEKRWEETTVKKFIEKRPERKEKFMTDDGFEIKRLYTPADLGEDWDYLEKLGFPGEYPFTRGVYATMYRGRFWTMRQYAGYATAEESNKRYKYLLEQGQTGLSVAFDLPTQLGYDSDHPMAEGEVGKVGVAIDSLWDMRILFDGIPLDKVSTSMTINSTAANLLAMYILVAEEQGVAQNQLRGTVQNDILKEYIARGTYIFPPQPSMRLTTDIIMYCAENIPKWNSISISGYHIREAGANAVQEVAFTLADGIEYVKAVIERGMDVDKFAGRLSFFFNAHNNFLEEIAKFRAARRLWAYIMKEWFNAKNPRSMMLRFHTQTAGSTLTAQQPENNIIRVAIQALAAVLGGTQSLHTNSYDEALSLPTEKSVRIALRTQQIIAYESGVVDTVDPLGGAYYIEWLTDHIYEEALKYIEKIQKMGGMMRAIERGYIQKEIADAAYKYQKEIEEGKRIIVGVNKFQTDEPLEVEILKVDPSIREKQIERLKKLRSERDNKKVEEALDKLRNAAETDDENLMPYIIEAHRHLATLGEVTDVLREVWGEYRAPLIF, encoded by the coding sequence ATGACCTTCGATAAGGAGAAGCTCGCCAAGATTCGCGAGGAGGAGAAGCGCTGGGAGGAGACCACCGTCAAGAAGTTCATTGAGAAGAGGCCCGAGAGAAAGGAAAAGTTCATGACGGATGACGGTTTCGAGATTAAGAGGCTCTACACTCCCGCTGACCTCGGCGAGGACTGGGACTACCTTGAGAAGCTCGGCTTTCCGGGTGAGTATCCATTCACGCGCGGTGTCTACGCAACGATGTACCGTGGCAGATTCTGGACGATGAGGCAGTACGCGGGCTACGCCACCGCCGAGGAGAGCAACAAGCGCTACAAGTACCTCCTCGAGCAGGGGCAGACCGGTTTGAGCGTCGCCTTTGACCTGCCGACCCAGCTGGGCTACGACTCCGACCACCCGATGGCCGAAGGTGAAGTCGGAAAGGTCGGCGTTGCCATTGATTCGCTCTGGGACATGAGGATTCTCTTTGACGGTATTCCACTCGACAAGGTCTCAACGAGCATGACGATTAACTCGACCGCCGCCAATTTGCTCGCGATGTACATCCTTGTTGCCGAGGAGCAGGGCGTTGCCCAGAACCAGCTCCGCGGAACGGTTCAGAACGACATCCTGAAGGAGTACATAGCGAGGGGAACCTACATCTTCCCGCCCCAGCCGAGCATGCGCCTTACAACGGACATAATAATGTACTGCGCCGAGAACATTCCCAAGTGGAACTCGATAAGCATAAGTGGATACCACATCAGAGAGGCCGGAGCCAACGCGGTCCAGGAGGTTGCATTCACCCTGGCCGACGGTATAGAGTACGTCAAGGCCGTCATCGAGCGCGGTATGGACGTTGATAAATTCGCCGGGAGGCTGAGCTTCTTCTTCAACGCCCACAACAACTTCCTTGAGGAGATTGCGAAGTTTAGGGCCGCGAGGAGGCTCTGGGCATACATCATGAAGGAGTGGTTCAACGCCAAGAACCCGCGCTCCATGATGCTCCGCTTCCACACCCAGACGGCAGGTTCAACGCTCACCGCTCAACAGCCCGAGAACAACATCATCCGCGTTGCCATTCAGGCCCTCGCGGCGGTTCTCGGTGGAACCCAGAGTTTACACACCAACTCCTACGATGAGGCCCTTTCACTCCCGACCGAGAAGAGCGTGAGAATAGCTTTGAGAACCCAGCAGATTATCGCCTACGAGAGCGGTGTCGTTGACACCGTTGACCCGCTCGGAGGTGCCTACTACATCGAGTGGCTCACCGACCACATCTACGAGGAGGCCCTGAAGTACATCGAGAAGATTCAGAAGATGGGCGGAATGATGAGGGCCATAGAGCGCGGTTACATACAGAAGGAGATTGCCGATGCCGCCTACAAGTACCAGAAGGAAATCGAGGAAGGCAAGAGGATAATCGTCGGCGTCAACAAGTTCCAGACCGACGAGCCCCTTGAGGTCGAGATACTCAAGGTCGACCCGAGCATTCGCGAGAAGCAGATTGAGCGTCTCAAGAAGCTCCGCTCCGAGAGGGACAACAAGAAGGTCGAAGAAGCCCTCGACAAGCTCAGGAACGCGGCCGAAACAGACGACGAGAACCTCATGCCCTACATCATCGAGGCCCACAGGCACCTCGCGACCCTCGGCGAGGTCACCGACGTCCTTCGCGAGGTCTGGGGCGAGTACAGGGCGCCGTTGATATTCTGA
- a CDS encoding ABC transporter ATP-binding protein — translation MVDYAIETLRLTKFFGKRNVVYNLDLRVPKGVVYGFLGPNGAGKTTTIKMLTGALKPTYGEIKILGLEMSRERVEIMRKVGYMPEKPLAYEDMTVFEFLVYMGRLSGLGREEAIKRARELMAYTGVGRLAFNRVRELSSGQRQRVSFASALIGDPELLILDEPTSNLDPIGRIEFIGKVLELAKAGKTVFLSSHIVSEIERTCNYVGIIKDGQMIEQGRVKDLTRFESNDYDVVVSDNARLMEFLRDKVYVREVWEEEGILRVRLDGRFAERFFTEVPRFIGENGLALKLFKPHTSPLERILMKRFNAGWEE, via the coding sequence ATGGTCGACTACGCCATTGAGACCCTCAGGCTCACCAAGTTCTTTGGAAAGCGCAACGTCGTCTACAACCTCGACCTCAGGGTTCCTAAGGGGGTCGTTTACGGCTTTCTCGGGCCGAATGGAGCCGGAAAGACGACGACAATCAAAATGCTCACCGGCGCGCTGAAGCCGACCTACGGCGAGATTAAGATTCTGGGCCTCGAGATGTCCCGCGAGAGGGTTGAAATCATGAGGAAAGTCGGCTACATGCCCGAGAAGCCCCTGGCCTACGAGGACATGACGGTTTTTGAGTTTCTGGTTTATATGGGCAGGCTCTCCGGCCTCGGACGGGAGGAAGCGATTAAGCGGGCGAGGGAGCTGATGGCCTACACCGGCGTCGGAAGGCTCGCCTTCAACAGGGTGAGGGAGCTCTCGAGCGGGCAGAGGCAGAGGGTTTCCTTCGCGTCCGCCCTAATCGGCGACCCCGAACTGCTCATCCTCGACGAGCCGACCAGCAACCTCGACCCCATCGGCAGGATAGAGTTCATAGGAAAGGTCCTCGAGCTGGCGAAGGCCGGGAAGACGGTCTTCCTGTCGAGCCACATAGTCAGCGAAATCGAGAGGACGTGCAACTACGTGGGCATAATCAAGGACGGCCAGATGATAGAGCAGGGGCGCGTCAAAGACCTGACGAGGTTCGAGAGCAACGACTACGACGTGGTCGTCTCGGACAACGCCCGGCTGATGGAGTTCCTGCGCGACAAGGTTTACGTGCGCGAGGTCTGGGAGGAAGAGGGAATCCTGCGGGTTCGCCTCGACGGGCGCTTTGCAGAGAGGTTCTTCACGGAGGTTCCGCGGTTCATAGGTGAGAACGGCCTCGCGCTGAAGCTCTTCAAGCCCCACACGAGCCCGCTGGAGAGAATCCTCATGAAGCGCTTCAACGCGGGGTGGGAGGAATGA
- the mobB gene encoding molybdopterin-guanine dinucleotide biosynthesis protein B codes for MRGVAFVGFKKSGKTTTVEAVARVLKERNYRVAIAKSMHADFDREGSDTWRFSKVADEVIVHAHDTDALLFKAKDVNALFSMVSADFLLIEGFKSIGHVPKVICARSEEDVKELNDGLAIAVSGVIASTGVEEIGGLPVIDATKEPEKLADLVEKRAFMLPNIDCGLCGFKCAEMAKMIVKGEKTLKDCVVLSSKPKVTVKIDGQVLPMKDWVQELVEKTIKGMLSAMKGYREGRRIEIVIRDE; via the coding sequence ATGAGGGGAGTTGCCTTCGTCGGCTTCAAGAAGAGCGGGAAGACGACGACGGTTGAGGCCGTCGCGAGGGTTTTGAAGGAGAGAAACTACCGCGTTGCGATAGCGAAGAGCATGCACGCGGACTTCGACAGGGAAGGGAGCGACACCTGGCGGTTCTCGAAGGTTGCAGATGAGGTTATAGTTCACGCCCACGACACCGACGCGCTCCTGTTTAAGGCCAAGGACGTAAACGCGCTCTTCTCAATGGTTTCGGCAGACTTCCTCCTGATTGAGGGGTTCAAATCGATAGGGCACGTCCCCAAGGTGATATGTGCGAGGAGCGAGGAAGACGTTAAGGAGCTCAACGATGGACTCGCCATAGCGGTGAGCGGGGTCATAGCTTCGACGGGTGTTGAGGAGATTGGCGGTCTCCCCGTCATTGACGCCACCAAAGAGCCTGAAAAGCTCGCCGACCTCGTCGAGAAGAGGGCTTTTATGCTTCCCAACATAGACTGTGGCCTCTGTGGCTTCAAGTGCGCCGAGATGGCGAAGATGATAGTTAAGGGCGAGAAAACGCTCAAGGACTGCGTTGTGCTGAGCTCGAAGCCCAAAGTCACCGTCAAGATAGACGGACAGGTTCTTCCGATGAAGGACTGGGTTCAGGAGCTCGTCGAGAAGACTATAAAGGGCATGCTCTCGGCGATGAAGGGCTACCGCGAGGGCAGGAGGATAGAGATAGTGATTAGGGATGAGTGA
- a CDS encoding MBL fold metallo-hydrolase, which translates to MLVKGIGLDSSAKLAFQSHAHSDHFVSGEVIFATRATKFLSHLRKGGFYREVRFGKRFYIGDVKAKLYPAGHMLGSAGIKLWLEAGTLFYTGDTKWFKLRTAEKSRFPRADFLIIEATFGVPAFTFPSPREAEKKLVAFVEEALDRGKRPVLYVNQTGKAQEVMKILDVHGITVKPSREMLKVARVYSKFGVRFGNIESDGEVILRSYRSPRVENSLSPWELTVSGFGRLKLSNHADFWELVRIVERVNPEKIFTVYGFAREFAEILRGLGYNAIDIMPKDIIDL; encoded by the coding sequence ATGCTCGTCAAAGGTATCGGCCTCGACAGCTCGGCAAAGCTGGCCTTCCAGAGCCACGCCCACAGCGACCACTTCGTTAGCGGAGAAGTTATCTTCGCGACCAGGGCGACGAAGTTCCTCAGCCACCTGCGCAAGGGCGGTTTCTACCGCGAGGTTAGGTTCGGGAAGAGGTTCTACATCGGCGACGTTAAGGCGAAGCTCTATCCAGCTGGACATATGCTCGGTTCGGCCGGAATAAAGCTCTGGCTCGAGGCCGGAACGCTCTTCTACACCGGCGACACCAAGTGGTTCAAGCTGAGAACGGCCGAAAAGAGTCGCTTCCCGAGGGCAGACTTCCTGATAATCGAGGCCACCTTCGGCGTTCCGGCCTTCACGTTCCCCTCGCCGAGGGAAGCGGAGAAGAAACTGGTCGCCTTCGTTGAGGAAGCGCTCGACAGGGGGAAGAGGCCCGTCCTTTACGTGAACCAGACCGGAAAGGCGCAGGAGGTCATGAAGATACTCGACGTCCACGGGATAACGGTTAAGCCCTCGCGCGAGATGCTGAAAGTGGCGAGGGTTTACTCCAAGTTCGGGGTTCGCTTTGGCAACATCGAGAGCGATGGAGAGGTAATCCTCCGTTCCTACCGCTCGCCGAGGGTCGAGAACTCCCTGAGCCCCTGGGAGCTAACCGTTTCCGGCTTCGGAAGGCTTAAACTGAGCAACCACGCCGACTTCTGGGAGCTGGTGAGGATAGTCGAGAGGGTGAATCCGGAGAAAATTTTTACGGTCTACGGCTTTGCCCGGGAGTTCGCCGAGATTCTCAGGGGTTTGGGCTATAACGCTATTGACATTATGCCAAAGGATATAATAGATTTATGA
- a CDS encoding LSm family protein, which translates to MSEKQYLLDKTLERWKGKRVAVGVGSETSFSGILEDFDEEVILLRDVNDYAGNRAKELIVKIDDLNWITLL; encoded by the coding sequence ATGAGCGAGAAGCAGTACCTGCTCGACAAGACGCTGGAGCGCTGGAAGGGTAAGAGAGTAGCGGTCGGCGTTGGAAGCGAGACCAGCTTTTCGGGAATCCTTGAGGACTTCGACGAGGAGGTAATCCTGCTCAGGGACGTTAACGACTACGCCGGCAACAGGGCAAAGGAGCTGATAGTCAAAATAGACGACCTCAACTGGATAACCCTGCTGTGA
- a CDS encoding CDC48 family AAA ATPase → MSEKKEIKLKVASAYQRDVGRGIVRIDRTAMRELGVQPGDIVEIIGTKNTAAVVWPAYPEDEGLNIIRMDGTIRKNAGVGLGDEVTVRKADVKEAKKVIVAPTEPIRFGRDFVEWLHSRLVGRPVVRGDYIKIGILGQELTFVVTATTPAGIVQITEFTDFQVSEKPVKEVSKTATLGVTYEDIGGLKDVIQKVREMIELPLKHPEIFEKLGIEPPKGVLLYGPPGTGKTLLAKAVANEANAHFIAINGPEIMSKYYGESEERLREVFKEAEENAPAIIFIDEIDAIAPKREETHGEVEKRVVSQLLTLMDGLKSRGKVIVIGATNRPDAIDPALRRPGRFDRELEVGVPDKQGRKEILQIHTRGMPIEPDFRRDKVLEILEKLRGDERFRDVIDRAIEKVEKAKDEEEIKRALRELDERLYDEVKARLIDALLEELAEVTHGFVGADLAALAREAAMAALRRLIKEGKIDFEAEHIPREVLEELKVTRKDFYEALKMVEPSALREVLLEVPNVRWEDIGGLEDVKQELREAVEWPLKYPEAFMGLGITPPKGILLYGPPGTGKTLLAKAVANESEANFIAIKGPEVLSKWVGESEKNIREIFRKARQAAPTVIFIDEIDAIAPRRGTDVNRVTDRLINQLLTEMDGIQENSGVVVIGATNRPDIIDPALLRPGRFDRLILVPAPDEKARLEIFKVHTRKVPLAEDVNLEELAKKTEGYTGADIEAVVREAAMLAMRRALQEGIIKPGMKADEIRRRVKVTMKDFEEALKKIGPSVSKETMEYYRKIQEQFKQSRG, encoded by the coding sequence ATGAGCGAGAAGAAGGAAATCAAGCTTAAGGTCGCGTCCGCTTATCAGAGGGACGTTGGAAGGGGAATCGTCAGGATTGACAGGACTGCCATGCGCGAGCTTGGCGTCCAGCCCGGCGACATAGTCGAGATTATCGGAACCAAGAACACCGCCGCGGTCGTCTGGCCCGCCTATCCAGAGGACGAGGGACTCAACATCATCAGAATGGACGGAACCATCAGGAAGAACGCCGGCGTCGGACTCGGCGACGAGGTTACGGTCAGAAAGGCCGACGTCAAGGAAGCTAAAAAGGTCATCGTTGCTCCGACCGAGCCAATTAGGTTTGGAAGGGACTTCGTCGAGTGGCTCCACAGCAGGCTCGTCGGCAGGCCCGTCGTCAGGGGAGACTACATCAAGATAGGAATCCTCGGTCAGGAGCTCACCTTCGTCGTCACCGCCACGACTCCAGCCGGAATAGTCCAGATAACCGAGTTCACCGACTTCCAGGTCAGCGAGAAGCCCGTCAAGGAGGTAAGCAAGACCGCCACGCTCGGCGTTACCTACGAGGACATCGGTGGCCTGAAGGACGTCATCCAGAAGGTCAGGGAGATGATTGAGCTCCCGCTCAAGCACCCGGAGATATTCGAGAAGCTCGGCATCGAGCCCCCGAAGGGTGTCCTGCTCTACGGTCCGCCGGGAACCGGTAAGACTCTACTCGCCAAGGCCGTCGCGAACGAGGCAAACGCCCACTTCATAGCAATCAACGGACCCGAAATAATGAGCAAGTACTACGGTGAGAGTGAGGAGCGCCTCAGGGAGGTCTTCAAGGAAGCCGAAGAGAACGCGCCGGCGATAATCTTCATCGATGAGATTGACGCCATCGCTCCCAAGAGAGAGGAGACCCACGGCGAGGTTGAGAAGCGCGTCGTCAGCCAGCTCCTGACGCTGATGGACGGTCTCAAGAGCAGGGGCAAGGTCATAGTCATAGGTGCCACCAACAGGCCAGATGCCATCGACCCGGCCCTCAGGAGGCCCGGAAGGTTTGACAGGGAGCTTGAGGTCGGCGTTCCCGACAAGCAGGGCAGAAAGGAGATACTCCAGATACACACCAGAGGAATGCCCATCGAGCCTGACTTCAGGAGGGACAAGGTGCTGGAGATACTCGAGAAGCTCCGCGGTGACGAGAGGTTCAGGGACGTTATAGACAGGGCCATCGAGAAGGTAGAGAAGGCGAAGGACGAGGAGGAGATAAAGAGGGCCCTCAGGGAGCTCGACGAGAGGCTCTACGACGAGGTCAAGGCGAGGCTCATCGACGCGCTCCTCGAGGAGCTGGCCGAGGTCACCCACGGATTCGTCGGTGCCGACCTCGCGGCTCTGGCGAGAGAGGCAGCGATGGCCGCACTCAGGAGGCTCATCAAGGAGGGCAAGATTGACTTCGAGGCCGAGCACATACCCAGGGAAGTCCTCGAGGAACTCAAGGTCACGAGGAAGGACTTCTACGAGGCCCTCAAGATGGTCGAGCCGTCAGCGCTCAGGGAGGTCCTCCTCGAGGTGCCGAACGTCCGCTGGGAGGACATCGGAGGCCTCGAGGACGTCAAGCAGGAGCTCAGGGAGGCAGTGGAGTGGCCACTCAAGTACCCGGAGGCCTTCATGGGACTCGGAATCACCCCGCCGAAGGGAATCCTGCTCTACGGTCCGCCGGGAACCGGTAAGACCCTCCTCGCCAAGGCAGTAGCGAACGAGAGCGAGGCCAACTTCATCGCCATCAAGGGCCCAGAGGTGCTCAGCAAGTGGGTCGGCGAGAGCGAGAAGAACATCAGGGAGATATTCAGGAAGGCTCGCCAGGCGGCTCCGACGGTGATATTCATCGACGAGATTGACGCAATAGCTCCGCGCAGGGGAACCGACGTCAACCGCGTCACCGACAGGCTCATCAACCAGCTCCTCACCGAGATGGACGGAATCCAGGAGAACAGCGGTGTCGTCGTCATCGGTGCCACCAACAGGCCGGACATCATCGACCCGGCCCTGCTGAGGCCAGGAAGGTTCGACAGGCTGATACTCGTGCCAGCTCCGGACGAGAAGGCCAGGCTGGAGATATTCAAGGTGCACACCAGGAAGGTCCCGCTGGCCGAGGATGTCAACCTCGAGGAGCTCGCCAAGAAGACCGAGGGCTACACCGGTGCCGACATCGAGGCCGTCGTCAGAGAGGCCGCGATGCTCGCCATGAGGAGGGCACTCCAGGAGGGCATCATCAAGCCCGGCATGAAGGCCGACGAAATCAGGAGGAGGGTCAAGGTCACCATGAAGGACTTCGAGGAGGCCCTCAAGAAGATTGGACCGAGCGTCAGCAAGGAGACGATGGAGTACTACAGGAAGATACAGGAGCAGTTCAAGCAGTCCCGCGGTTGA
- a CDS encoding M67 family metallopeptidase produces MRLIIRREIIKMLIEMAKNANVEVCGFLLGRKEGPEKINFLVLEAKQVRNRLDSPSAFEMEPEEMVKILDEAEAKGLEVVGIFHSHLKCPPVPSERDLEGMRNWPIVWLIITPEREVRAWVLGDGGIEEVKIEVT; encoded by the coding sequence ATGAGGCTCATCATAAGGCGTGAGATTATCAAAATGCTCATCGAGATGGCCAAAAACGCCAACGTTGAGGTCTGTGGCTTTCTGCTTGGACGAAAGGAGGGACCAGAGAAAATAAACTTTTTGGTCCTTGAGGCCAAGCAGGTGAGGAACCGGCTCGACTCACCGAGCGCCTTCGAGATGGAACCGGAGGAGATGGTTAAAATTCTCGACGAGGCCGAAGCGAAGGGCCTCGAAGTCGTCGGAATCTTCCACTCCCACCTCAAGTGTCCTCCAGTGCCGAGCGAGCGCGATTTGGAGGGAATGAGGAACTGGCCGATTGTTTGGCTCATCATCACGCCGGAAAGGGAAGTTAGGGCGTGGGTTTTGGGTGATGGAGGGATAGAGGAAGTTAAGATTGAGGTCACTTAG
- a CDS encoding PrsW family glutamic-type intramembrane protease, with protein MDTLFALYLFLYAVGSIGMVLWFLVKVRPKFPSVLATVIVVFFGVMVVLFIDLILEFAMAPLTGGVDASLGYMFKISITEETMKILIVFLGIFIAREESTWTDTKLTLALIAGIVFGIVEGLGYVFNYNYTPVGTLILFATRLHHAILTATLMAGILLITKGRKLEGAVIAVSPYLVHAFFDYFVSVRNYVGTSLMVIVSFVMFFAGIRLLLPVIKEEKRTRERFQREATVSIKDNWFNKM; from the coding sequence ATGGATACTTTGTTTGCACTCTATCTGTTCTTGTACGCGGTTGGAAGTATTGGAATGGTGCTCTGGTTTCTGGTCAAGGTCCGCCCGAAGTTCCCCTCGGTGCTGGCAACGGTCATCGTCGTGTTCTTTGGTGTGATGGTCGTTCTGTTCATAGACCTAATCCTCGAGTTCGCAATGGCACCGCTGACTGGTGGCGTTGACGCCTCTCTGGGCTACATGTTCAAGATATCCATCACAGAGGAAACGATGAAGATACTAATCGTCTTTCTGGGGATTTTTATAGCGCGGGAGGAATCAACGTGGACGGACACGAAGCTTACACTCGCGCTCATCGCTGGAATCGTGTTCGGCATCGTGGAGGGGCTGGGGTACGTCTTCAACTACAACTACACTCCCGTGGGAACCCTGATTCTGTTCGCCACGAGACTGCATCACGCGATTTTAACGGCCACACTGATGGCAGGAATTCTCCTCATAACGAAGGGCAGAAAACTTGAAGGGGCGGTTATCGCGGTCTCCCCGTACCTGGTCCACGCGTTCTTCGATTACTTTGTGTCCGTCAGAAACTACGTTGGGACCTCCCTCATGGTGATAGTGAGCTTCGTGATGTTCTTCGCAGGAATCCGCCTTCTCCTGCCGGTAATCAAGGAGGAAAAGAGAACGAGGGAGAGATTCCAGCGCGAGGCCACCGTGAGTATAAAGGACAACTGGTTCAACAAGATGTGA
- a CDS encoding 6-hydroxymethylpterin diphosphokinase MptE-like protein, protein MRWEDWEPFYLRIVREMGYSIEEDRKSAELLRSLLLESDEYILREELEAVTGRKVYVFGAGPSLENALKEFDFSDRTLISADGATTALLDFDLIPDVIVTDLDGRISDIKLANDRGAFLVVHAHGDNRDKLVSYVPFLSRILGTCQTEPLDIIYNFGGFTDGDRAVFLAEELGAREITLVGFDFGETVGRWSKPSLKEHSPVWESKRKKFEFAKELLEWLEKNRRARIEYLKPETD, encoded by the coding sequence ATGAGGTGGGAGGACTGGGAACCCTTCTACCTTCGCATCGTGAGGGAGATGGGCTACTCAATCGAGGAAGACCGGAAGTCAGCCGAGCTACTCCGCTCGCTCCTCCTTGAGAGTGATGAGTACATCCTCCGCGAGGAGCTTGAGGCAGTAACCGGCCGGAAGGTTTACGTCTTCGGCGCGGGTCCAAGCCTTGAAAACGCATTAAAAGAGTTCGACTTTTCCGACAGGACGCTCATATCTGCCGACGGCGCGACGACTGCCCTGCTCGACTTTGACCTCATTCCCGATGTAATCGTCACGGACCTCGACGGAAGGATTTCGGACATAAAGCTCGCCAACGACCGGGGCGCTTTCCTTGTGGTCCACGCTCACGGGGACAACAGAGATAAGCTCGTCTCCTACGTCCCGTTTCTGTCGAGAATCCTTGGCACCTGCCAGACCGAGCCTCTGGACATCATCTACAACTTCGGCGGTTTTACCGACGGCGACAGAGCGGTCTTTCTTGCTGAAGAACTTGGGGCCAGGGAGATAACGCTGGTCGGCTTCGACTTCGGCGAGACCGTCGGGAGGTGGAGTAAGCCCTCACTTAAGGAGCACTCGCCGGTCTGGGAGAGCAAGCGCAAGAAGTTCGAGTTCGCGAAGGAACTGCTGGAGTGGCTGGAGAAAAACAGAAGGGCGAGGATTGAGTATTTGAAGCCGGAAACTGACTGA
- a CDS encoding Hsp20/alpha crystallin family protein, whose product MVWRRDRYWDPFDIMREIQEEIDAIFRDFMRGPRLWRTEPRESIAISETWREPFVDIFDRGDRFVITVELPGVRKEDIKLRVTEDTVYIEAQIKREKELEEEGAIRIERYYSGYRRVIRLPEEVIPEKAKARYNNGVLEIELPKKAPKKPEGEGFEVKIE is encoded by the coding sequence ATGGTCTGGAGAAGGGACCGCTACTGGGACCCGTTCGACATAATGAGGGAAATCCAGGAGGAGATTGACGCAATCTTCCGCGACTTCATGAGGGGCCCAAGGCTCTGGAGAACCGAGCCCAGGGAGAGCATTGCCATCAGCGAGACCTGGCGCGAGCCCTTCGTGGACATCTTCGACAGGGGAGACAGGTTCGTCATCACCGTCGAGCTCCCAGGGGTCAGGAAGGAGGACATCAAGCTCCGCGTTACGGAGGACACCGTCTACATCGAGGCCCAGATAAAGCGCGAGAAAGAGCTCGAGGAGGAGGGCGCGATAAGAATCGAGCGCTACTACAGCGGTTACAGGAGGGTCATCAGGCTTCCGGAGGAGGTCATTCCCGAGAAAGCCAAGGCCCGCTACAACAACGGCGTCCTCGAAATCGAGCTTCCCAAGAAGGCCCCGAAGAAGCCCGAGGGAGAGGGCTTCGAGGTCAAGATTGAGTGA